Below is a genomic region from Medicago truncatula cultivar Jemalong A17 chromosome 3, MtrunA17r5.0-ANR, whole genome shotgun sequence.
CCATTTACTCTCAATCGGTGTTGCTTCACCATTGAAGGTGAGTAATTTCTATTTCTTGTTTTTACCTCTTCCAATATCTGGTCTGATTGATTGTTTACATCTAGGGTTATTTGAGTTTTATTTCCATCTTGTGTTGGGTGAAAATGCAGTTATGGTAGCAGCTTCAAGTTGAAGCAAAACTGcacaaattttgattatttgtgtttttgtgtgttCAATTATAGGTAGATCTTCTTTGATTACAATCACATATGGGTTTGATGGGTCAATTCAATGTTTATGGGACTGATGATCCATCAACTCAATGTTTATGTAAAGTGGATATAAAACCTCAGAGTTAGTCTTAAAGTCAATATATCAttccccatatatatatatatatagacaaatTTTATAGTACACTcaaatatttgagtgtaccgatacatcaaattgttaaattattaattaaatgagttgtttttttgaagaaatctatcatttacaattataaaaattaaatcttatttaccaaaagcgtcgacgaaataaaatttaatttttttgaatttttattactcataattaAGATTAttggttattttttatgagtaatgttaaaaatttaatatgattcttataaacaatgaaattatgtttttcttcttatgaaatgatgttttctaaaggATAACCTTGACAAATAGCTCTTTACTtcctaaaataataatttatgaagcaaggagtaccggtacaccccAATTTGTAAGGTGTACCGCAGAAgttcccatatatatatatatatatatagagagagagcaTGATACGGCGCGAGTGTGGTGTCGTTTGGAGTGAAGGCGGCTACATGGTTGGCTGGAAATTGGAACTGAGAGACAGAGAGCGGAGAAGAAATTAAACTGATAAATGAaagtgagagagagagggtgTGTAAGGTTtaatatgtattttgttttttaaatgaaaaataatttaatttccaCCAGGCAAAAGATGCCACATCAGCAGGTGTAGTAAAGGGTGTACAAAACAAAGTGGTCGATCTATCATTTCTCAGATTAATTGTTTGACCATTGTTAAACAttgaagttttaaaaaaatacagtaATATAAATCTAAAGTCagtgacaattgtttttctCATGTAGGTTTTAATGATCCCTAATTTAAAAATGGACTACTGCAAGTTAAGTATGTTCTCTGGATCTATActtcaaaaaaattctaaataacTTCACAACTGTGTCCATGGATCTAACAGGATCTACTCAATTCACTTACGTTAGGACTTTGCTTTCCCCTGACCTCTTCTTcattagaaaaggaaaaatttcTCGGTAACCAATAAATCATTCAATATATTAAGCCACAAAAGAAACATGATAACAATGCAAAGATTTCCTAGAATACTAGTTTATTACAACAACAACCTGCATATCGATAAAACAAGAAATCAAATTAATAGATATAACTGATTTAGATATTTTACCAAAGATTTAATAggttaaataaatgattttatgatttttttattttctatcacccAATTCACTTATGCTAGGACTTTATCAACATGAGAAAAATCTCCATAACCAATAATCATTCAATATATTAGATTACTACAGAATTATTGATCCGTGCATACATAAACACAACACGCACACGACACAtagtttaaaaatgaaaacaattaatAGTAGCTACAAGAACCTTTATAAATCTGAATGGATCGAAAAAcaagaaataataatttgacTGCTAACGAAAATGaaaagataataatttgaaaaatgaaaagaaaaccaTGCAAGCACCGCCTCTGTACTACATACATACCATCAGAAGGATGTTGCAATAGAAGCACTACCAGCCTCAACCTTAACAGCAAGACGCATGCCACTTGAACAATCTCCAAAAGTAGCAGATATGAAATAATGAGTTCCTGCAGTCTTAAGAGCTATGGTTGTCTCACCACTATTGTCTGAACTAATTGGATTTCCAGTGGTGCAGGAGATGTAGTCACTTGCTGCAACTTCATCCACAGTGTGTATAGCCCCATAGAGAAACACTgtcatattaataatattaatgtaaGAAATTGATAATTTTATATCTTTGTTCTCATCTCATTATGGAGAGAAAAAGCAAGCATTGAGTTgtgtttgaaatgaaatatatagAAAGGATTCTAGTTCCCACTTACCAAGGCTATCACCGACTACAAAGGTTTTTTCACTCGTCCATTTGCTATATTCAACACCGATTTGCCAGCCCAAAGAATCTCCCACAGTGTAGAAGGTTGCAAGGGTTGGCAGTGCCATGTTGATTGCTAAAAAGAAGCACAAAACCATAGCAATATTAGAGAATGCCATTTGATGAGATAGCGAGGGGATCAATGAAGGGAAACAAAACAGACTACTAAGGAAACCATGAGATTGTAATACGAGTTTGCTTTTTATATTATTGCAAGCAAGGTTAACCCCCATTTTTCCATCTATTCTTTAAATATCACGTTGGACATACTTTAATAGGaactataaaaaaatgtaatgtcAACTGAGAATGCgtaaagaaattaaatatatcttGTTTGTGTTCACATGGGTGATTGTCAAGCTAACAAGGTTAAATatcaacttttaattttaattttttttaagtgggtATCATGCCCACATTATTGTAATTGAAATTGAGTTACTCCAGCTTCCTTCCTTCAATGTTCACGATGTTATTAAATTGGATTGCATCAAGATCCTCAGCTTTAATCTAtagattttttctaataaaGTAATGAAATCAAAGGTAGTGTATGATAGTTCTAAATATTCTATATGAATATATACATACTTTGTACATTGCTATCTATGTTAATTTcatgggaacttctacggtacactcataAATTAAAGTGTACCGGTACCTCTGCTTTCTAAATTTATACATTAACAATCAATTCtatgaaataaatagttatttgtcaGCATTTATATCtcagaaaatatcatttcataagataaacacatcattcattgtttataagaatcatagtaatttttttttacatattatcgtataaaataatcaaagttctctattatgagcgataaaaattcaaaaaaatcaattttaattcgtTGATGCTTTTGGTGAATACgattttaatcattataattataaatgataaaaaataatatttttcttcaaaaaataacttatttaactataaatttaagGGTTTGGtataccggtacactcaaatatgttgGGTGTACGGTAGAATTTGCCGGCAAATTCTAGGGTACACCcaacaatttgagtgtattggtacaccgaatttttaaattaatagttaaatgagttattttttgtaggaaaaaatattttctatcacctataatcataataactaaatcttatttaccaaaatcgtcaacacaataaaatttgatttttctgaattcctattactcataatatagaattttgattattttttacgataaaatgtagaaaaatttagtatgatttttctaaaaaatgaaatgatgttttttcttataaaatgatattttctaaaatatatatgtcaacaaatacctattttctttcataaaaaatgatagttaatttataaaaattataagcgAGTGTACcagtatattttaatttacgagtgtaccgtagaagttcccttatatagtaagaacaaaagagaaaaataatcatGTTATATTAACAAACTAACTAACTAGCTTTTCTTATATGCGAATATTCGTTTCAAGCTTTTTGGTAAGTTATGTTGAAATTTTCAGTAAGTTTCTCAAATGATAACATCCAACAAATTGGTGATTTGAAGATCTTCCTCGAAAAGTGCCTCTACTGCCGGTATAAGAATTCATAGACCAAATATAGGTGGACTCCAAGATAAGCATTCTTGAAgtcattgaaaaatagttaTGCTGGGAAGTTCTCGGCGTTCAAGAATTCCAAATTACCTAAAGAAACTTGAATAAGATGTTTTTCAAGTTAGCTAGAAGAAACTTGACATGTTGGACCATATATAGGAgttagtttctttctttttctataaaCAGTAGACTCGCACTTCATGCAAAAAAGTTCATTTTCCTTATGTAAATTAGCCTACAAGATTACACATCCGTCCTCCTAAGATAAACATTTTACCAAGAACATTGTATATAACTCGGTTTTACTTGTAGCAATACCATTTTCTTTGACTTTTGTTCTTGTTATTTTTCTGTATATTTACTCCTCTCACCAAaggaacaaaaattattttctaaatgaGAAAAATTGCAATCACCCCGCTCCTTAAATATGTTTGaataatgtataatttttaaatgaagatTTAATATCCTtgttagagattttttttttgaacatgtCAAACTGAAGACGCAGTATGTATAAGTCATTAAATAAACTTACAACGCCATCAATGAAGAATAACATAATCAATTCTTCAAATATTAACAATATCCAAACTTACAAGAGGGTGGATATTTCAGTGATGAATATCAAACACCCTTAGTTTTGATCATTCCCATGATAAATTTTGTACCATGTCAATAGTAGGGCTTTGAGATGTTCTCCATCTGATAAAAAC
It encodes:
- the LOC11421302 gene encoding blue copper protein — its product is MAFSNIAMVLCFFLAINMALPTLATFYTVGDSLGWQIGVEYSKWTSEKTFVVGDSLVFLYGAIHTVDEVAASDYISCTTGNPISSDNSGETTIALKTAGTHYFISATFGDCSSGMRLAVKVEAGSASIATSF